Proteins encoded within one genomic window of Nitrospira sp.:
- a CDS encoding LL-diaminopimelate aminotransferase, translating to MEVATRIKTLPPYLFAAIDKMKQEAIARGVNIINLGIGDPDLPTPMPIIESLAKAAKDPKHHQYPSYEGMLSFRKAVADWYKRRFNVTLDPTNEVLTLIGSKEGIGHIHLAFVDPGDIVLVPSPGYPVYPVGTSFCGGQSHIMPLTKANGFLPDLTAIPKDVAKKAKLMWLNSPNNPTSVIMTKDYFKRVVDFAQEHQVIVCHDAAYSEIYYDGKRPASFMEVEGAKDVGVEFHSLSKTYNMTGWRIGFVVGNKDVLAGLGKVKSNLDSGCFEAVQEAGITALGLDDSVTDSIRRIYQERRDTLIPGLKQLGLEVDAPPAAFYIWVTVPKGYTSTSFTAHLLEKAGIVTTPGNGFGAPGEGYIRMTVCTTKERLTEAVERIKKVGF from the coding sequence ATCGAAGTCGCGACACGGATCAAGACATTGCCGCCGTATCTCTTTGCGGCCATCGATAAGATGAAGCAAGAGGCGATTGCCCGCGGGGTGAATATCATCAATCTCGGGATCGGTGATCCCGATTTGCCGACGCCGATGCCGATCATCGAGAGTTTGGCGAAGGCCGCCAAGGATCCCAAGCATCATCAATATCCCTCGTATGAAGGCATGCTCTCGTTCAGAAAGGCGGTCGCTGATTGGTACAAGCGCCGCTTCAACGTCACGTTGGATCCCACCAATGAAGTCCTGACCCTGATCGGTTCGAAGGAAGGCATCGGTCACATTCATCTGGCCTTTGTCGATCCGGGCGATATCGTGCTGGTACCCAGCCCAGGGTATCCGGTCTATCCGGTCGGGACGAGCTTTTGCGGCGGCCAGTCGCACATCATGCCGCTGACCAAGGCCAACGGCTTCCTCCCTGATCTCACGGCAATCCCAAAAGACGTGGCGAAGAAGGCCAAGCTGATGTGGCTGAACTCGCCGAATAATCCAACCTCCGTCATCATGACAAAGGACTATTTCAAACGGGTGGTGGACTTTGCGCAGGAGCATCAGGTGATTGTGTGTCACGATGCGGCCTACTCGGAAATCTACTACGACGGCAAGCGCCCGGCGAGTTTTATGGAAGTGGAGGGCGCCAAGGACGTCGGCGTCGAGTTCCACTCTCTCTCGAAGACGTATAACATGACCGGCTGGCGCATCGGGTTTGTCGTCGGCAACAAGGATGTCCTGGCAGGCCTCGGCAAGGTGAAGAGCAACCTCGACTCAGGCTGTTTTGAGGCGGTTCAAGAGGCCGGTATTACAGCTCTGGGCTTGGATGATTCTGTCACCGACAGCATCCGAAGAATCTACCAGGAGCGCCGCGATACGCTCATTCCGGGGTTGAAGCAGCTGGGATTGGAGGTGGATGCACCACCAGCCGCCTTCTACATCTGGGTGACGGTACCGAAGGGGTACACCTCCACGTCCTTTACCGCTCATCTGCTCGAAAAGGCCGGAATCGTGACGACGCCGGGCAACGGCTTCGGTGCACCGGGTGAAGGCTATATCCGCATGACGGTCTGCACGACCAAAGAGCGGTTAACGGAAGCGGTCGAGCGGATCAAGAAGGTGGGATTCTGA
- the folK gene encoding 2-amino-4-hydroxy-6-hydroxymethyldihydropteridine diphosphokinase — protein METVFIGFGSNVGDRVDYCDRAVTLLSLLPHSRLAGVSLLYETEPVRDRTDPGEGWFLNGVVQLETDMKPRSLLTTLQEIERALGRDDDDRSGPRTIDLDILFYGGHVMKEPGLTIPHPRLHQRRFVLMPMNELDPLWIHPMLKQSVAQLLTDVSDESQVRLLFPQPSTRYGSRPTCHVPPGS, from the coding sequence ATGGAGACTGTCTTCATCGGATTCGGGTCGAACGTCGGCGATCGGGTGGATTATTGCGATCGGGCCGTGACACTGCTCAGTCTTCTTCCACATTCACGACTTGCCGGTGTCTCTCTGCTGTATGAAACAGAGCCGGTTCGGGACCGGACGGATCCGGGGGAGGGCTGGTTTCTGAATGGGGTGGTGCAGCTGGAAACGGACATGAAGCCGCGCAGTCTTCTCACGACTCTTCAGGAGATCGAACGCGCTCTCGGAAGGGATGATGACGACCGGTCTGGTCCACGCACGATCGACCTCGACATCCTCTTCTACGGGGGTCATGTGATGAAAGAGCCGGGGCTGACCATTCCCCATCCCCGCCTTCATCAACGCCGATTTGTCCTCATGCCGATGAATGAACTGGATCCGCTGTGGATTCATCCGATGCTCAAGCAATCAGTGGCACAGCTATTGACGGATGTCTCGGATGAGTCACAGGTGCGTCTCCTGTTTCCTCAGCCGTCCACGAGATACGGCTCACGCCCGACCTGTCACGTCCCACCAGGCTCATGA